A section of the Citrus sinensis cultivar Valencia sweet orange chromosome 8, DVS_A1.0, whole genome shotgun sequence genome encodes:
- the LOC127899150 gene encoding putative pentatricopeptide repeat-containing protein At1g12700, mitochondrial encodes MGLESCCNRSFSFASAPISAFRSNFSSLLVHFRDLTTRTSNSNSKNEPSFPATTTKRNDWLLLTAKVKDRASLDKFLKERCKSSGEGDINVITPNEAFCIFDYMLRMHPSPPPVSSFNILLASLAKNKHYDTVLSLFKRLNATGLFPNLYTYNILINCFCKIGRVSLGFIAFGRILRSCFTPNAATFNSLIKGLHAESRIMEAAALFTKLKAFGCEPNVITYNTLINGLCRTGHTMIALNLFEEMANGNGEIGVVCKPNTVTYSTIIDGLCKEGFVDKAKALFLQMKDENINPDVVTYNSLIHGLCHANDWNEAKRLFIEMMDQGVQPSVVTFNVIMDELCKNRKMDEASRLLDLMVQRGVRPNACTYNTLMDGFCLMGKINRAEELFGSMESMGCKHDDVSYNILINGYCKNKEVEEALSLYREMVSKGIKPTVVTYNTLFLGLFEIHQVEHALKLFDEMQRDGVAADTRTYTTFIDGLCKNGYIIEAVELFRTLRILKCELDIQAYNCLIDGLCKSGRLKFAWELFCSLPHGVLVPNVVTYNIMIQGLCNDGQMDKARDLFLDMEENAAAPDVITFDMLIHGFIRINEPSKVNELLHKMKEKKVMPDASIVSMVVDLLVKNEISLNSLPSFPVHERPGEVDELNVK; translated from the exons ATGGGATTGGAATCTTGTTGTAATCGTTCATTCTCTTTTGCTTCAGCACCAATATCAGCTTTCAGATCTAACTTCTCATCTTTACTTGTTCACTTCCGAGACCTCACTACTCGTACTTCTAATTCTAATTCCAAAAATGAACCCTCATTTCCAGCTACAACAACTAAACGGAACGATTGGTTACTGCTGACAGCCAAAGTCAAAGACAGAGCTTCCCTCGACAAATTCCTGAAAGAAAGATGTAAATCATCAGGTGAAGGTGATATTAATGTTATTACTCCTAATGAAGCCTTTTGTATCTTTGATTACATGCTCCGTATGCACCCTTCTCCGCCTCCTGTCTCTtctttcaatattttgctcGCTAGCCTCGCTAAGAATAAGCATTATGATACTGTCCTTTCACTCTTCAAGAGACTCAATGCAACTGGGTTGTTTCCAAATCTTTATACTTACAATATCTTGATTAACTGCTTTTGCAAAATCGGTAGAGTATCTCTTGGTTTCATAGCTTTTGGGAGGATACTCAGGTCTTGTTTTACTCCAAATGCTGCtacttttaattctttgattAAAGGTTTGCATGCGGAGAGTAGAATCATGGAGGCCGCCGCATTGTTTACGAAACTCAAAGCGTTTGGTTGTGAGCCTAATGTCATTACGTACAATACTTTGATTAATGGATTGTGTCGAACTGGCCATACAATGattgctttaaatttatttgaagagaTGGCTAATGGAAATGGGGAAATTGGTGTTGTTTGTAAGCCAAATACTGTTACATACAGTACTATTATCGATGGTCTTTGTAAGGAAGGTTTCGTGGACAAGGCCAAGGCACTGTTTCTGCAGATGAAGGATGAGAACATTAACCCCGATGTGGTTACTTATAACTCTTTGATTCACGGTTTATGTCATGCTAATGATTGGAATGAGGCAAAGCGTTTGTTTATTGAGATGATGGATCAAGGGGTACAGCCTAGTGTTGTGACTTTCAATGTGATCATGGACGAGCTTTGTAAAAACAGAAAGATGGACGAAGCAAGTAGGTTGTTGGACTTGATGGTTCAGCGTGGCGTGCGTCCAAATGCTTGTACCTATAACACATTAATGGATGGGTTTTGCTTGATGGGTAAAATTAATCGTGCGGAGGAACTATTTGGTTCTATGGAGAGTATGGGTTGCAAACATGATGATGTTAGTtacaatattttgataaatggGTACTGCAAGAATAAGGAAGTGGAGGAAGCGTTAAGTCTTTATCGCGAAATGGTTTCTAAAGGAATAAAGCCAACGGTTGTTACATATAACACCTTGTTTCTTGGCCTTTTTGAGATACACCAGGTTGAGCATGCTTTAAAACTGTTTGATGAGATGCAGCGTGATGGCGTGGCAGCTGATACCCGTACATATACTACCTTTATTGACGGGCTTTGCAAGAATGGTTATATTATAGAGGCAGTTGAACTATTTCGTACTTTGAGAATACTCAAGTGTGAACTTGATATTCAAGCCTACAACTGCCTCATTGATGGATTATGTAAATCCGGCAGACTCAAATTTGCATGGGAACTGTTTTGTAGTTTGCCTCATGGAGTCCTAGTGCCAAATGTTGTAACATACAACATCATGATCCAAGGGCTTTGTAATGATGGCCAAATGGATAAGGCACGCGATTTATTTCTTGACATGGAAGAAAATGCTGCGGCGCCCGATGTCATCACATTTGATATGCTTATCCATGGTTTTATCCGAATCAATGAGCCATCAAAAGTTAACGAACTTCTTCACAAGATGAAGGAGAAAAAA GTAATGCCAGATGCATCTATAGTTTCAATGGTTGTGGACTTACTTGTAAAGAATGAAATTAGTCTGAACTCACTTCCGTCATTTCCTGTCCACGAGCGACCGGGGGAAGTTGATGAGTTAAATGTCAAGTAG
- the LOC127899151 gene encoding pentatricopeptide repeat-containing protein At1g63400-like codes for MAFASSNRSFYFTSISISALRCNFSSSFPHTREPTTSFSKNEPSCLTTTAKLKESLRLTVKDRASLEKFLKERCKSSGQGDINLITPNEALCIFDYMRHMHPSPPPVSSFNILLGCLAKNKHYDTVLSLFKRLNSIGLFPDLYTYSILINCFCKMGQVSLGFVIFGRILRSCFAPNVVTFTSLIKGLCAESRIVEAAALFTKLKAFGCEPNVITYNTLINGLCRTGHTIVALNLFKEMTNGNGEIGVVFKPNTVTYSIIIDGLCKEGFVDKAKELFLQMKYENLNPNVVTYTSLIHGFCHANDWNEAKGLLIEMVDQGVQPNVVSSNVIMNELCKNGKMDNASRLLDLMVQCDVRPNAFTYNTLMDGFCLTGKINRVKELFVSMESMGCKHDDFSYNILINGYCKNKEVEEALSLYNELPFKGIKPTVVTYNTLFHGLFEIRQAERALKLFVEMQGNDVAADTCTYRTFIDGLCVRPQVRFTYARRKGNSGNTNRG; via the coding sequence ATGGCTTTCGCATCCTCAAATcgttcattttattttacttcaatTTCAATATCAGCTCTTAGATGTAATTTCTCATCTTCGTTCCCTCACACGAGAGAACCCACaacttcattttcaaaaaatgaacCCTCGTGTCTGACTACAACAGCTAAACTGAAGGAGTCGCTACGACTGACAGTCAAAGACCGAGCCTCACTCGAAAAATTCCTCAAAGAAAGGTGTAAATCATCAGGTCAAGGTGACATTAATCTTATTACTCCTAATGAAGCCTTGTGTATCTTTGATTACATGCGCCATATGCACCCTTCTCCGCCTCCTGTCTCTTCCTTCAATATTTTGCTTGGTTGTCTTGCTAAGAATAAACATTATGATACTGTCCTTTCACTCTTCAAGAGGCTCAATTCAATTGGGTTGTTTCCAGATCTTTATACTTATAGTATCTTGATTAACTGCTTTTGCAAAATGGGTCAAGTGTCTCttggttttgtaatttttgggAGGATCCTTCGGTCTTGTTTTGCTCCAAATGTCGTGACCTTTACTTCTTTGATTAAAGGTTTGTGTGCGGAGAGTAGAATCGTGGAGGCCGCCGCATTGTTTACGAAACTTAAAGCGTTTGGTTGTGAGCCTAATGTCATTACATACAATACTTTAATTAATGGATTGTGTCGAACTGGCCATACAATCGttgctttaaatttatttaaagagaTGACTAATGGAAATGGGGAAATTGGGGTTGTTTTTAAGCCAAATACTGTTACTTACAGTATTATTATCGATGGTCTTTGTAAGGAAGGTTTTGTGGACAAGGCCAAGGAGCTGTTTCTGCAGATGAAGTATGAGAATCTTAACCCTAATGTGGTTACCTATACCTCTTTGATTCACGGTTTTTGTCATGCTAATGATTGGAATGAGGCAAAGGGTTTGCTTATTGAGATGGTGGACCAAGGGGTACAGCCAAATGTTGTGTCTTCCAATGTGATCATGAATGAGCTTTGTAAAAATGGAAAGATGGATAATGCAAGTAGGCTGTTGGACCTGATGGTTCAGTGTGATGTGCGTCCAAATGCTTTTACCTATAATACCTTAATGGATGGGTTTTGCTTGACGGGTAAAATTAATCGTGTGAAGGAACTATTTGTTTCCATGGAGAGTATGGGTTGCAAACATGATGATTTTAGTtacaatattttgataaatggGTACTGCAAGAATAAGGAAGTAGAGGAAGCGTTAAGTCTTTATAACGAATTGCCTTTTAAAGGAATAAAGCCAACAGTTGTTACATATAATACCTTGTTTCATGGCCTTTTTGAAATACGCCAGGCTGAGCGTGCTTTAAAACTGTTTGTTGAGATGCAGGGTAATGATGTGGCAGCTGATACCTGTACATATAGAACCTTTATTGATGGGCTCTGTGTTAGGCCACAAGTGCGTTTCACATATGCAAGGCGCAAGGGTAATTCTGGAAATACCAATCGTGGCTGA